A genomic region of Leptospira mtsangambouensis contains the following coding sequences:
- the rplQ gene encoding 50S ribosomal protein L17: MNKRNKVKQLNRSADHRKAMIQNMVISLLRHERIESSVAKLKVARSYAERIITRAKRNLDANLANLDEQKKNAAILHNTRYLYSHLGDQEIVNKLLKDLANRYAERVGGYTRIIRLVNRPSDNTAMGILELVDRKTQDELKAETKAKREEKKPAKKEEKPKKAKKEKAAAK; this comes from the coding sequence ATGAATAAACGTAATAAAGTTAAACAACTCAATAGATCCGCAGATCATAGAAAAGCTATGATCCAAAATATGGTAATCTCTTTACTTCGCCACGAAAGAATTGAATCTTCTGTTGCGAAGTTGAAGGTGGCTCGTTCTTACGCAGAACGAATCATTACTAGAGCAAAACGCAATTTGGATGCGAACCTAGCAAATCTTGACGAACAAAAGAAAAATGCAGCAATCCTGCATAACACACGATATCTTTATAGCCACCTTGGTGACCAAGAAATCGTAAACAAACTTTTGAAAGACTTAGCAAATCGTTATGCAGAAAGAGTGGGTGGATACACAAGAATCATTCGTTTGGTAAACCGTCCTTCTGACAACACAGCGATGGGAATTTTGGAACTTGTGGATCGCAAAACTCAAGATGAGTTAAAAGCGGAAACAAAAGCAAAACGCGAAGAAAAAAAGCCCGCTAAAAAAGAAGAAAAACCTAAAAAAGCCAAAAAAGAAAAAGCAGCTGCCAAGTAA
- a CDS encoding hydroxymethylglutaryl-CoA lyase, with protein MEQIKITEVGPRDGLQNEKTILSTQDKFEFVSRLVESGFKHIELTSFVRKDRIPQMGDASELAKLILPKYQNQVQFSSLTPNAKGYEGAKEAGFSEVAVFTATSETFTKKNINMTIEESLDFFKPIFSQAKSDGIKVRGYISTVIACPYEGKIKPEKTLEVAERLLDAGVYEISLGETIGVAVPSEVESLLEVLLKKIPKNKLAGHFHDTYGMAIANTKQALSMGLRSFDSSAGGLGGCPYAKGAAGNVATEDLVYFLHREGYTTGIQLDSLISASRFMEEKIGRKLTSRTYIAMKNAD; from the coding sequence TTGGAACAAATTAAAATCACAGAAGTAGGCCCAAGAGATGGACTGCAAAATGAAAAAACCATTCTTTCCACTCAGGATAAATTTGAATTCGTATCCCGTCTAGTAGAAAGCGGATTTAAACATATAGAACTCACTTCCTTTGTTCGCAAAGATCGAATTCCTCAAATGGGAGATGCATCAGAACTTGCAAAACTCATCCTTCCAAAGTATCAAAACCAAGTCCAGTTTTCCTCACTCACACCCAATGCCAAAGGTTATGAAGGAGCAAAGGAGGCTGGTTTTTCCGAGGTAGCAGTTTTTACTGCCACTTCCGAAACCTTTACCAAAAAAAATATCAATATGACGATTGAAGAAAGTTTGGATTTTTTTAAACCCATCTTCTCCCAAGCAAAATCGGATGGAATCAAAGTAAGAGGATATATCTCCACCGTCATTGCATGCCCCTATGAAGGAAAAATAAAACCAGAAAAAACGTTAGAAGTCGCTGAACGACTGCTAGATGCTGGAGTATACGAAATTTCTCTCGGAGAAACGATTGGAGTCGCTGTCCCTTCGGAAGTAGAATCTCTTTTGGAAGTTCTTTTGAAAAAAATCCCTAAAAATAAACTTGCAGGTCATTTCCATGACACCTATGGAATGGCCATCGCAAACACGAAACAAGCGCTCAGTATGGGACTTCGTAGTTTTGATAGTTCAGCTGGAGGACTTGGCGGATGTCCTTATGCTAAGGGAGCTGCTGGAAATGTTGCCACCGAAGACCTTGTTTATTTTTTACATAGAGAAGGATATACAACTGGAATCCAATTGGATTCCCTTATTTCTGCTAGTCGATTTATGGAAGAAAAAATCGGAAGAAAACTAACCTCAAGAACTTATATTGCAATGAAGAATGCAGATTGA
- a CDS encoding DNA-directed RNA polymerase subunit alpha, producing MSPKNLLKGFKRPKKIEFTTDVNTPNYGKFVAEPFERGIGTTIGNSLRRTLMSSIEGAAISAIRIEGVSHEFSYIEGVAEDVTRIILNLKQVRIKYEPEDKEASKVIHLELKGAGYFRAADLAVDSSIEIMNPDLHIATLNEDANLIMDLEIQRGRGYVPAEDKKKDIEVLGTIPIDSIFSPIQKVLFEVSETRVAQRSDYEKLTMEVWTDGSVSPEDAVAQAAKILKDHLTVFINFEEEIEEEEEELDEADEKLKAALSKHVEELELSVRSTNVLRSLEIDFIGELVKRSEDEMTKSKHFSEQSLQELKAKLSSMGLSFGMRDF from the coding sequence TTGTCTCCAAAGAATTTATTAAAAGGTTTTAAAAGACCCAAAAAAATCGAATTCACTACCGATGTGAATACACCAAACTACGGTAAGTTTGTTGCAGAACCTTTCGAAAGAGGAATTGGTACTACGATCGGTAACTCCCTTCGTCGTACGCTCATGTCTTCTATCGAAGGAGCGGCAATTTCCGCGATTCGAATTGAAGGAGTCTCACATGAGTTCTCTTACATTGAAGGTGTAGCAGAAGATGTCACTCGTATCATACTTAACTTAAAACAAGTTCGAATCAAATACGAGCCTGAAGACAAAGAAGCAAGCAAAGTAATCCACTTAGAACTAAAAGGTGCTGGTTACTTCCGTGCGGCTGACTTGGCAGTAGACTCTTCCATTGAAATCATGAACCCAGATCTTCATATTGCGACTCTCAATGAGGATGCCAATTTGATTATGGATTTGGAAATCCAAAGAGGACGTGGTTACGTTCCTGCGGAAGACAAAAAGAAAGACATCGAAGTGCTTGGAACAATTCCAATTGATTCAATCTTTTCTCCTATCCAAAAAGTATTGTTTGAAGTATCGGAAACGCGCGTTGCACAACGTTCTGATTACGAAAAATTAACTATGGAAGTTTGGACTGACGGTTCTGTTTCTCCAGAAGATGCAGTGGCTCAAGCAGCAAAAATTCTAAAAGACCACCTAACTGTTTTCATTAACTTTGAAGAAGAAATTGAAGAAGAAGAAGAAGAGTTAGATGAAGCTGACGAAAAACTAAAAGCAGCTTTATCAAAACATGTAGAAGAATTGGAACTATCAGTTCGTTCGACTAACGTTCTTCGTAGTTTGGAAATTGACTTCATTGGTGAACTCGTTAAGAGATCAGAAGACGAAATGACTAAATCAAAACATTTCAGCGAACAAAGTTTGCAAGAGTTGAAAGCAAAACTTTCCTCTATGGGACTTTCTTTCGGTATGAGAGATTTTTAA
- a CDS encoding adenylosuccinate synthase, which yields MPANLVVGAQWGDEGKAKVIDYLSKDTDIIVRYQGGANAGHTVVVGGKKYIFHLVPSGIIYDNTTCVIGNGVVLDPEYFLKECADLESHGFKVKDKVLISDSCHILLPYHRLIDEAREAGSSPERKIGTTKKGIGMCYADKMLRNGVRAGDLLDKDLLKRKLTHILEVKNQELVKYYDLEPVNITEMYDFLLDFADKMGKNIVNTVYYLNSELQKGKRVLLEGAQGTGLDIDFGTYPYVTSSNPTTGGALAGSGVSFRYLQDVIGITKAYATRVGEGPFPSEILGEAGDVLRKLGGEYGSTTGRPRRCGWFDVQMIKHAVTVNGINSLVLTKIDVLSHYDSIPVVVGYEYKGKKLDFFPSQGLEDVKPLFAEFKGWKDDISGINTFSKLPTLCQSYIKSLQDLVNTKIGIVSTGPDREHTIIMD from the coding sequence ATGCCTGCAAATTTAGTTGTCGGAGCACAATGGGGTGATGAAGGAAAGGCAAAGGTAATCGATTATCTTTCCAAAGATACAGATATCATTGTAAGATACCAAGGTGGTGCGAATGCCGGTCATACGGTTGTGGTGGGTGGAAAAAAATACATTTTCCATTTGGTTCCATCTGGAATCATTTATGACAATACCACTTGTGTGATTGGAAACGGAGTGGTATTGGATCCGGAGTACTTTTTAAAAGAGTGCGCAGATTTAGAATCACACGGATTCAAAGTTAAAGATAAAGTTCTCATCAGTGATTCCTGTCACATCCTTCTTCCTTATCATCGATTGATCGATGAAGCAAGAGAGGCCGGTTCTTCACCTGAAAGAAAAATTGGAACCACAAAAAAAGGGATTGGGATGTGTTATGCGGACAAAATGCTTCGTAACGGAGTCCGTGCCGGAGACCTTTTAGATAAAGACCTTCTCAAACGAAAACTAACCCATATCCTCGAAGTGAAAAACCAAGAGCTTGTAAAATACTACGACTTGGAACCTGTCAACATCACAGAAATGTATGATTTCCTTTTGGACTTCGCTGACAAAATGGGAAAAAACATTGTGAACACAGTGTACTACCTCAATTCAGAACTCCAAAAAGGAAAACGTGTCCTTCTGGAAGGGGCACAAGGAACAGGACTTGATATCGACTTTGGAACCTATCCTTATGTGACTAGCTCCAATCCTACCACAGGTGGTGCATTGGCTGGATCAGGTGTGAGTTTCAGATACCTACAAGATGTGATTGGGATCACTAAAGCCTATGCCACAAGAGTAGGAGAGGGTCCGTTCCCATCTGAAATTTTAGGGGAAGCAGGGGATGTATTGCGCAAGTTAGGTGGAGAGTATGGTTCTACTACCGGAAGACCTAGACGATGTGGTTGGTTTGATGTACAAATGATCAAACATGCAGTAACTGTGAACGGAATCAATTCTCTCGTATTAACGAAAATAGATGTTCTTAGCCATTACGATTCGATTCCTGTTGTTGTCGGATACGAATACAAAGGCAAAAAATTAGACTTTTTTCCATCACAAGGACTCGAGGACGTCAAACCGTTGTTTGCTGAGTTCAAAGGATGGAAGGATGATATCTCAGGAATCAATACATTCTCTAAGTTACCAACACTTTGCCAGTCGTACATTAAGTCCTTACAAGACCTAGTGAATACAAAGATTGGAATTGTTTCCACAGGACCTGATCGCGAACACACGATCATCATGGACTAA
- a CDS encoding ATP phosphoribosyltransferase regulatory subunit gives MNQKNKSISSEQKWIPDGFHFLGPEESKNRRILLQSFSELFEKEGYSEISLPSFDYSNSFRSHLDHGLESLLVTKDWDGNELSPGVDLTLQVVKGMAARSHWEENQNVFYFARKIRDHKKRNASRREILQIGVESLGKSDANHILSQIQILNRLWKSSVPNVSFTIVFGHSSFFRSVLEILGWSEEQTNVLRQLLYTKNLPELVSLAARENTSEVHMQMIQLLLRPIPVIEMPRFQDSLQKILSPKEWDTLKVDLESITSFFAEWSKVLGEIPCIWDPSLVRDLSYYTGFMFQGYVEGDPEPVFAGGVYNELYESFTGIKKNACGFALHLDSIEEIVNKVK, from the coding sequence ATGAATCAAAAAAACAAATCAATTTCCTCGGAACAAAAGTGGATTCCGGATGGATTTCATTTTTTAGGCCCCGAAGAAAGCAAAAACCGGCGGATTTTACTACAATCATTTTCAGAGCTCTTTGAGAAAGAAGGGTATTCTGAAATTAGCCTTCCTTCTTTTGACTATTCGAATTCTTTTCGCTCTCATTTGGATCATGGGTTAGAGAGTTTACTTGTGACAAAAGACTGGGATGGCAATGAACTTTCTCCTGGTGTGGATTTAACACTCCAAGTTGTGAAAGGAATGGCAGCTCGTTCCCATTGGGAAGAGAATCAAAATGTATTTTACTTTGCACGTAAGATTCGTGACCACAAAAAACGCAATGCGTCAAGGCGAGAAATTCTACAAATTGGTGTGGAGTCATTGGGAAAAAGCGATGCAAACCACATCCTATCCCAAATTCAAATTTTGAATCGGCTTTGGAAAAGTTCAGTTCCGAATGTTTCTTTTACCATTGTTTTTGGACACTCATCTTTTTTTCGTTCTGTTTTAGAAATTCTAGGTTGGAGTGAAGAACAAACAAACGTTCTGCGCCAACTTTTATATACGAAAAACTTACCTGAGTTAGTTTCTCTTGCCGCAAGAGAAAACACATCGGAAGTCCATATGCAGATGATCCAGTTGTTACTGCGTCCAATTCCCGTAATTGAGATGCCAAGGTTTCAGGATTCATTACAAAAGATCTTATCACCCAAAGAATGGGATACGCTGAAAGTGGATTTGGAATCCATCACAAGTTTTTTTGCTGAGTGGTCGAAAGTTCTCGGAGAGATTCCTTGTATTTGGGATCCTTCCCTTGTGAGAGATTTATCCTACTATACTGGGTTTATGTTTCAGGGTTATGTGGAAGGGGATCCTGAACCGGTTTTTGCCGGTGGAGTTTATAACGAATTGTATGAAAGTTTTACGGGAATCAAGAAGAATGCCTGCGGTTTTGCCCTGCACCTTGATTCCATTGAAGAAATTGTAAATAAGGTAAAATGA
- a CDS encoding 1-acyl-sn-glycerol-3-phosphate acyltransferase codes for MTEKEATLGRWHKEFFENIHLFVKSGLTESEAKSILEEFLVLSQSTPKPKVMDIFQEPERLEEIGVYTDIRPEPRDFMLKFLDPIMNKFKVEGTENLKLLDGIIGKYPVTLISNHLSHLDAPAIFTLLYNSGPEGRKIAESLVFIAGRLAFEPDFTRLGLYMFGTLLVCSKKDMADNPSLSDVMTKINMRAFRNSQKLQSDGKVISIFPEGTRSRDGRLMPFVDTVYHYVANKVILPISLEGTEKILPIEGLLFNQAVGKLVIGKPVLVGELTKREMESFPPHIEQISFPGTGDKKQFIIDNLALLVGSNLNKHKHGTYRNLYKGDVRETNQLISIPKKPEEHVVIIGSSNMSVAFACVMANKNVKVTIYSPDSEMVKQSNEEKRDVVHYPIYKLPPNIEFSDKPEVLESATLFIQGTNPWEFDGIYSKIRTHLQKNKSPMVNVIKGFTGSKKGLILEDLHELLLIERDRLAVVSGACYPDQIMERKISGFEISAFEDSLIPKLKELLTNNYVFTRTAINSRDTKGVQLGGALKTVYALAMGLVEGYFKRELGGNVDNTLFHLSNRFFNEMVSIGVLLGGDPTTFNGLSGMTDFMLACFGSDTRDRKYGYDLAYGTRPEKITNGFYGLKVLPNLIQLDEKRHPIVTSAYRTVIQNENFDLVAEKLQMQLAR; via the coding sequence ATGACAGAAAAAGAAGCCACTTTGGGACGCTGGCATAAAGAATTTTTTGAGAACATCCACCTATTTGTAAAATCAGGTCTTACCGAGTCTGAAGCAAAGTCCATTTTAGAAGAGTTTTTAGTTCTTTCACAAAGCACTCCAAAACCAAAGGTCATGGATATCTTCCAAGAACCAGAACGATTGGAAGAAATCGGAGTGTATACAGACATCCGTCCTGAACCTCGCGACTTTATGTTGAAATTTCTCGATCCCATCATGAATAAATTCAAGGTGGAAGGAACAGAAAACCTAAAACTTTTGGATGGGATCATTGGCAAATACCCTGTTACCTTAATCTCCAATCATTTAAGCCATTTGGATGCGCCTGCCATTTTTACTTTGCTTTACAATTCAGGACCAGAAGGAAGAAAAATTGCGGAGTCACTCGTCTTTATTGCGGGGAGACTTGCTTTCGAACCAGACTTCACTCGCCTCGGTCTCTATATGTTTGGAACCCTTCTAGTTTGTTCCAAAAAGGATATGGCCGACAACCCTTCTCTTTCGGATGTGATGACCAAAATCAATATGCGAGCCTTTCGGAATTCTCAGAAACTCCAATCTGATGGAAAGGTCATTTCCATTTTTCCGGAAGGAACTAGGTCTCGCGATGGAAGGCTTATGCCATTTGTGGACACTGTGTACCATTATGTTGCAAACAAAGTCATCCTCCCAATCTCACTAGAAGGAACAGAAAAAATTCTCCCGATAGAAGGATTACTATTTAACCAAGCGGTCGGAAAACTTGTCATCGGCAAACCAGTGCTTGTTGGGGAACTTACAAAAAGAGAAATGGAATCCTTTCCACCTCATATAGAACAGATTTCCTTTCCTGGAACGGGCGATAAAAAACAGTTTATCATTGATAACCTTGCACTTCTTGTTGGCAGCAACTTAAACAAACACAAACACGGAACCTATCGTAACCTTTATAAAGGTGATGTCAGAGAAACCAACCAACTCATTTCAATCCCGAAAAAACCAGAGGAACATGTTGTCATCATTGGATCATCCAATATGTCAGTGGCTTTTGCATGTGTAATGGCAAACAAAAACGTAAAAGTCACCATCTACAGCCCTGATTCAGAAATGGTAAAACAAAGTAATGAAGAAAAACGCGATGTAGTTCATTATCCTATTTACAAACTCCCACCAAATATCGAATTTTCGGATAAACCAGAAGTTTTAGAATCTGCCACTCTCTTCATCCAAGGTACAAATCCATGGGAATTTGATGGAATTTACTCTAAAATTAGAACCCATTTGCAAAAAAACAAATCGCCAATGGTAAACGTCATCAAAGGTTTCACTGGATCAAAAAAAGGTCTAATTTTAGAAGATTTACACGAATTGTTACTGATTGAAAGAGACCGCCTAGCGGTTGTTTCTGGTGCTTGTTACCCAGACCAAATCATGGAAAGAAAAATTTCTGGATTTGAAATTTCAGCCTTCGAAGACTCTCTCATTCCGAAACTCAAAGAACTTTTAACAAACAATTATGTTTTTACAAGAACCGCGATCAATTCGAGGGATACAAAAGGTGTACAACTTGGTGGGGCTTTAAAAACTGTTTATGCGCTTGCTATGGGGCTTGTTGAAGGATATTTCAAACGAGAATTAGGTGGGAATGTAGACAATACTTTGTTTCATTTAAGTAATCGATTTTTTAATGAAATGGTTTCCATTGGAGTATTACTTGGTGGGGATCCAACCACATTCAATGGACTTTCTGGTATGACAGATTTTATGTTGGCTTGTTTTGGATCCGACACAAGAGATAGAAAGTATGGATACGACCTAGCCTATGGAACAAGACCAGAAAAAATCACCAATGGTTTTTATGGACTCAAAGTTTTACCAAACCTGATCCAATTGGATGAAAAAAGACATCCCATTGTTACCTCTGCCTACCGAACGGTAATCCAGAATGAGAATTTTGATTTGGTGGCGGAGAAATTACAAATGCAACTGGCTCGCTAA
- a CDS encoding sensor histidine kinase codes for MLPSLSTSDSIWHTAFSASPIGMALTDMQTGLYVDANDVYCTWLGRTREEVIGKSTLDLGIYSNVNDREYILAGLKRDGYVLNLEVPLVAKTGATVTILFSGRIVENGKYLLSAGQNITALKEKEYLAAVLQSELVISKELFESVFRLNPAAVSLSNAETGRYDDVNEAYCRLIGFSREEIVGKTSHELNIWITKLDRARLLEEVQKKGWSTGMEASIRMKSGEIRHVVSGNTILNNHGKPALLAILIDITESKQNKEALEFAVKERTKELNRILEDLQKTQDQLILSEKMATLGQLVASVAHEINNPLAAISAFSEQIHNRMGNFGTRLFQIKECFSKYSEKEINEIISWVIELFTIKPKTYVFAESRKAKKKLEATFLDLGIETAYDLADRIVDLGVSDFILENQNLLSHFKSSPLLELVLSELNTLRSVESIRLAVERTSKIVYSLKNYGRFDRNEAKSDINLVDTIETVLTLYQNKMKTGVECIRLYNANPVLAGYPDELIQIWTNLIYNALQAMAFKGILTIQVDELENEIIVRVRDNGPGIPPTIQKRIFEPFYTTKEKGEGTGLGLGIVKQSVEERHRGRIQFHSEPGHTEFQVYLPKS; via the coding sequence ATGCTCCCTTCCTTATCCACATCCGATTCCATTTGGCATACCGCCTTTAGTGCAAGTCCTATCGGGATGGCACTTACCGATATGCAGACTGGCCTTTACGTTGATGCCAATGATGTTTATTGTACTTGGCTTGGAAGGACAAGAGAGGAGGTCATTGGGAAATCCACTTTGGATTTAGGGATATATTCAAATGTCAATGACAGAGAATATATTTTGGCCGGATTAAAAAGAGATGGGTATGTATTGAATTTAGAAGTGCCACTCGTTGCAAAAACGGGGGCAACTGTCACCATCCTCTTTAGTGGTCGAATCGTTGAGAATGGAAAGTATCTTCTTTCAGCAGGACAAAATATCACTGCTCTTAAAGAAAAGGAATATCTTGCCGCAGTTTTGCAAAGTGAGTTGGTCATTAGCAAAGAACTATTTGAAAGTGTATTTCGACTAAACCCAGCAGCTGTTAGTTTATCGAATGCTGAAACAGGTCGATACGATGATGTGAATGAAGCATACTGCCGCTTGATTGGATTTTCTAGAGAGGAAATTGTCGGAAAAACTTCTCATGAATTGAATATTTGGATCACAAAGCTCGACCGGGCCAGGCTTTTAGAAGAAGTTCAAAAAAAAGGTTGGAGCACTGGGATGGAGGCGAGCATTCGAATGAAATCGGGTGAGATTCGCCATGTGGTTTCAGGAAATACAATTCTCAATAACCATGGGAAACCGGCTTTGCTTGCAATACTTATTGATATTACTGAATCCAAACAGAATAAAGAAGCTTTAGAGTTTGCGGTCAAAGAAAGAACAAAAGAACTGAATCGCATTTTAGAAGATTTACAAAAAACACAAGATCAATTGATTCTCTCTGAAAAAATGGCCACCTTGGGTCAGTTAGTCGCAAGTGTTGCACATGAAATTAATAATCCACTTGCAGCCATTTCCGCCTTTAGCGAACAGATTCACAACCGAATGGGAAATTTTGGAACAAGATTGTTTCAAATCAAAGAATGTTTCTCTAAGTATTCAGAAAAAGAAATCAATGAAATCATTTCCTGGGTCATTGAATTATTTACGATCAAACCGAAAACGTATGTATTTGCCGAATCCAGAAAAGCCAAAAAAAAATTGGAAGCTACCTTTCTTGATTTAGGGATTGAGACTGCGTATGATTTAGCGGATAGAATCGTTGATTTGGGAGTCTCCGATTTTATTTTAGAAAATCAAAATTTATTATCTCATTTTAAATCTTCCCCCTTACTAGAGTTAGTTTTGTCTGAATTAAATACGCTTAGAAGTGTAGAATCAATTCGACTTGCAGTCGAAAGAACTTCGAAAATTGTTTATAGTTTAAAAAATTATGGGCGTTTTGATCGTAACGAAGCCAAATCGGATATTAACTTAGTCGATACAATCGAAACGGTCCTGACACTGTACCAGAATAAAATGAAAACAGGAGTTGAATGCATTCGTTTGTACAATGCTAATCCTGTTTTAGCAGGTTATCCAGACGAACTCATCCAGATTTGGACAAACCTCATCTACAATGCTTTGCAGGCCATGGCGTTTAAGGGGATTCTTACCATCCAAGTAGACGAACTGGAAAATGAAATCATTGTGAGAGTTAGGGACAATGGACCAGGAATTCCTCCAACCATTCAGAAACGAATCTTTGAACCTTTTTACACGACAAAGGAAAAAGGAGAAGGAACGGGACTCGGTCTTGGGATTGTAAAACAGTCTGTGGAAGAAAGGCACCGTGGCCGGATTCAGTTCCACTCGGAACCCGGTCACACGGAATTTCAAGTTTACCTTCCTAAATCTTAG
- a CDS encoding TIGR02757 family protein yields MQIDFDLLHSKLEDLRKKYEHLHYLDSDPICFPKRYKDPLDIEVVSLISCLYAYGNVRSIQGFLKPVFLDLGPSPYQTLQKADNTFSTFLKNLKVYRFQTKTDNQIFFQTFARVLQGLAAKSPLFESKLANGQGEFVGESSISLFQSFWEEELKITLGKRKLSYGLQFLIGKPEAKSPKKRLSLFLRWMVRNSYPDFGLYQNIQPNQIPFPLDVHIQKLIQILGITDRKSFGAKEAYLIKEFFKKINPADPLLYDFYLTRVGIIEKCTAKYQKDVCEACYLKEVCLVFGSATGN; encoded by the coding sequence ATGCAGATTGATTTTGACCTTCTCCATTCTAAGTTAGAAGATTTAAGAAAAAAATACGAACACCTTCACTATTTAGATTCTGATCCCATATGTTTTCCCAAAAGATATAAGGACCCACTTGATATAGAAGTGGTTTCTTTGATTTCTTGTTTGTATGCTTACGGCAATGTCAGAAGTATCCAAGGTTTTTTAAAACCAGTCTTTTTGGACCTAGGCCCTTCTCCTTACCAAACTTTACAAAAAGCGGATAATACCTTTTCCACGTTTCTAAAAAATTTAAAGGTCTACCGGTTTCAAACAAAAACTGACAACCAAATCTTTTTCCAAACGTTTGCTCGTGTTCTGCAAGGATTGGCTGCCAAATCCCCTCTCTTTGAATCCAAACTAGCCAACGGCCAAGGTGAATTTGTTGGAGAAAGTTCGATTTCTTTATTCCAAAGTTTTTGGGAGGAAGAACTAAAAATCACTCTGGGAAAAAGGAAACTTTCTTACGGCCTTCAATTTTTAATTGGAAAACCGGAAGCAAAATCTCCAAAAAAACGTTTATCCCTTTTTTTACGTTGGATGGTCAGAAATTCTTATCCAGACTTCGGTCTTTACCAAAACATACAACCAAACCAAATCCCCTTCCCTTTGGATGTCCATATTCAAAAATTAATTCAAATTTTAGGAATTACAGACCGGAAAAGTTTCGGTGCCAAAGAAGCATACCTGATTAAAGAATTTTTTAAAAAGATAAATCCCGCAGATCCTTTGTTATACGACTTCTATTTGACTAGAGTGGGAATTATTGAAAAGTGCACAGCAAAATACCAAAAGGATGTTTGTGAAGCCTGTTATTTGAAGGAAGTTTGTTTGGTATTTGGTAGTGCCACGGGGAATTGA
- a CDS encoding ABC transporter ATP-binding protein, with protein MFALKNVSVHIGGRKLLQNINLVAKPNLITGLIGKSGSGKSTLFRLALGLLDETSGYEWSGSLYWKEEKLPQRKNPKLQPVFQDPHGSFSHIGTMRELLLEPIRIQNGIFLSKETKKREWTRIETFCDRFDLPKELLGRTKQELSGGQLQRFAILRALLTSPEYLLLDEPVTALDVLVQKKIAEELKQINQTEKIGMFIVSHDIGFLSYMCDQIFVLDGGEIVEFGPTNEILSNPKSLLLQTLMEARNHSFGGAVSSSESSN; from the coding sequence ATGTTTGCTCTTAAAAATGTTTCGGTACATATTGGCGGGCGCAAACTTTTACAGAATATCAATTTAGTAGCAAAGCCAAATCTAATTACGGGCCTCATTGGAAAATCAGGTTCTGGAAAATCGACTTTGTTCCGGTTGGCCCTAGGACTACTCGACGAAACATCTGGATACGAGTGGAGTGGGTCTCTCTATTGGAAAGAAGAGAAATTACCCCAAAGGAAAAATCCCAAACTGCAACCAGTCTTCCAAGACCCACATGGGAGTTTTTCTCATATAGGCACTATGAGAGAATTGTTACTCGAACCAATCCGAATCCAAAATGGAATTTTTTTATCCAAGGAAACCAAAAAAAGAGAATGGACTCGGATTGAAACTTTTTGTGACCGATTTGATTTGCCAAAAGAATTATTAGGAAGGACAAAACAAGAGTTAAGTGGAGGTCAGTTGCAGCGATTTGCAATCCTTCGAGCCTTACTCACTTCTCCAGAATATTTACTTTTGGATGAACCAGTCACTGCCCTTGATGTTCTTGTCCAAAAAAAAATCGCTGAAGAACTAAAACAAATCAACCAAACCGAAAAAATAGGAATGTTTATTGTTTCTCATGATATAGGATTTTTATCCTATATGTGTGATCAGATTTTTGTTTTGGATGGTGGCGAAATTGTAGAATTTGGTCCAACGAATGAGATTCTATCGAACCCAAAATCTTTGTTGTTACAAACCTTAATGGAGGCAAGGAATCATTCGTTTGGGGGGGCCGTTTCTTCTTCTGAATCATCCAATTGA